One window from the genome of Paramormyrops kingsleyae isolate MSU_618 chromosome 3, PKINGS_0.4, whole genome shotgun sequence encodes:
- the LOC111839963 gene encoding mucin-like protein has product MGALVDVPQRFFQRTVGLLGLWSSSRTDDFLLSSGRTLPWSRGSLPLEEALHSFGLSWTVPVPESLLHSGPPSKLLEPITTAELMSVNPVILDDLKKKCKGSMQCVHDILATDNTKMGLQSLANEERYHNLALIFGNMPPIVTNPTVIQVQVNFTFRVQFTAQDPNNDSVSFSLLFPRPPLASIGSGNGILMWMPLNAQPVTLTIMVTDQQFSSLLTPVIQLCSCLNGGTCQYGSIAENHLQGKFQVVGCLCPKGFTGPFCGHAADACKGRPCFPGVTCKAQRDNFTCGECPPHTAHQRMGGYKCFENDVCLPPFPFPCHSMAHCTSTGYDFTCKCKPGFTGNGHNCTDINECMDPSACPNAKFECVNTLGSVQCSCRYRSTEESDGCGDSANPPGFNIFNVSMQWNNPGNEKNGLQKLQRILSMGFQNKFYSAAEKKVGHGGQAHSEYRINVSSDTPHWYVRDYLTRVSRHYRIQAAHVGDLDECVTKEAACQAPALCANTYGGYRCVCNGTMDVVESQSCILGEGGGGFHAVQSSQDRPRMSKHICRFMPLYPASDNGAVNRTGESESQSLEDQKSLILGLVLGIGIPLLLLLLLAALACFCCSHKKTVIGEIPHIVPEYSLGQYNLPPFNYLDPALHYRSHSSPRVIDGITVSDCYR; this is encoded by the exons ATGGGAGCCCTGGTGGATGTCCCACAGCGCTTCTTCCAACGCACGGTGGGGCTGCTCGGCCTCTGGAGCTCCAGTCGCACCGATGACTTCCTGCTGTCGAGCGGCCGGACGCTGCCCTGGTCCAGGGGCAGCTTGCCATTGGAGGAGGCCCTACACAGCTTTGGCCTGTCCT GGACTGTGCCAGTTCCAGAGAGTCTTTTGCACTCTGGCCCGCCCTCCAAACTGTTGGAACCAATCACAACAGCAGAGCTAATGTCAGTCAATCCAGTTATTCTGGATGACCTGAAGAAAAAATGTAAAGGTAGCATGCAGTGCGTCCATGATATCCTGGCCACCGACAACACCAAAATGGGCCTTCAGAGTCTGGCCAATGAGGAGAGGTATCACAACCTGGCCCTTATTTTTG GAAACATGCCCCCCATCGTGACCAATCCCACGGTGATCCAGGTCCAGGTCAACTTCACATTCCGAGTCCAATTCACCGCCCAGGACCCCAACAATGACTCAGTCAGCTTCTCCCTGCTCTTCCCTCGCCCCCCGCTGGCCTCGATCGGAAGTG GAAATGGGATTCTCATGTGGATGCCACTAAATGCCCAGCCTGTGACACTCACGATCATGGTGACCGACCAGCAGTTCAGCTCCCTGCTCACCCCCGTGATCCAGCTGTGCAGCTGTTTGAACGGGGGAACCTGCCAGTATGGCAGTATTGCAGAGAACCACCTGCAAGGCAAGTTCCAG GTGGTGGGCTGTCTGTGTCCGAAGGGCTTCACCGGGCCTTTCTGTGGGCACGCCGCTGATGCCTGCAAGGGCCGGCCCTGCTTCCCAGGAGTGACCTGCAAGGCCCAGCGGGATAACTTCACATGCGGGGAGTGCCCCCCACACACTGCCCACCAGCGAATGGGGGGCTACAAGTGCTTTGAGAATG ACGTCTGCCTCCCTCCTTTCCCCTTCCCGTGCCACAGCATGGCGCACTGCACCAGCACTGGATACGACTTCACCTGCAAGTGCAAGCCCGGCTTCACTGGGAACGGACACAACTGCACAG ATATAAATGAGTGCATGGATCCGTCTGCCTGTCCCAATGCCAAGTTTGAGTGCGTCAACACACTAGGCTCAGTGCAGTGCTCCTGCCGTTACAGGAGCACCGAGGAGTCGGACGGCTGCG GTGACTCTGCTAATCCCCCAG GGTTTAACATCTTTAATGTTTCCATGCAATGGAACAATCCAGGCAACGAGAAGAATGGCCTACAGAAG CTCCAGCGAATACTGTCGATGGGATTCCAGAACAAGTTCTATAGCGCAGCTGAGAAGAAGGTGGGCCATGGAGGCCAGGCACACAGCGAGTACCGCATCAACGTGTCGAGCGACACGCCGCACTGGTACGTGCGGGATTACCTGACGCGTGTAAGCCGGCACTACCGCATCCAGGCGGCACATGTTGGAG ACCTGGACGAGTGCGTCACCAAGGAGGCGGCGTGCCAAGCGCCGGCTCTGTGCGCCAACACCTACGGAGGGTACAGGTGTGTCTGCAATGGCACCATGGATGTGGTGGAATCCCAGTCCTGCATAttaggtgagggggggggggggttccacgCAGTGCAGTCTTCCCAGGACCGGCCCCGGATGTCCAAGCACATCTGTCGCTTCATGCCTTTGTATCCAGCTTCAGATAACGGTGCGGTCAACAGGACCGGCGAATCAGAGTCCCAGTCTCTGGAGGATCAGAAGTCTTTGATCCTGGGCCTGGTGCTGGGCATCGGCATTCCactcctgctgctgctcctcctggCCGCCCTGGCCTGCTTCTGCTGCTCGCACAAGAAAACCGTCATAGGAGA AATTCCCCACATCGTACCAGAGTACAGCCTGGGCCAGTACAATCTCCCTCCCTTCAACTACCTGGACCCAGCATTACACTACAGAAGTCACAGCAGCCCTCGTGTCATAGACGGCATCACAGTCAGCGATTGCTACCGGTAG
- the calm2a gene encoding calmodulin 2a (phosphorylase kinase, delta), with amino-acid sequence MADQLTEEQIAEFKEAFSLFDKDGDGTITTKELGTVMRSLGQNPTEAELQDMINEVDADGNGTIDFPEFLTMMARKMKDTDSEEEIREAFRVFDKDGNGYISAAELRHVMTNLGEKLTDEEVDEMIREADIDGDGQVNYEEFVQMMTAK; translated from the exons ATG GCTGATCAGCTGACAGAAGAGCAGATTGCCG AATTCAAGGAGGCTTTCTCGCTATTTGATAAGGACGGTGATGGAACCATCACCACAAAGGAGTTGGGTACAGTCATGAGATCCctgggccagaatccaacagaAGCAGAGCTGCAGGACATGATCAATGAGGTGGATGCTGATG GAAATGGCACAATAGACTTCCCAGAATTCCTGACGATGATGGCAAGGAAAATGAAGGACACAGACAGCGAGGAGGAAATCAGGGAAGCATTCCGTGTCTTTGACAAG GACGGAAATGGGTACATCAGTGCCGCAGAGCTGCGCCACGTTATGACAAACTTGGGCGAGAAGCTGACGGACGAGGAGGTTGATGAAATGATCAGGGAAGCAGACATTGATGGAGATGGTCAGGTCAACTATGAAG AGTTTGTACAAATGATGACGGCAAAGTGA